Proteins from one uncultured Fibrobacter sp. genomic window:
- a CDS encoding ISL3 family transposase produces MDKLSIEDNSLVIDVHPTKSFRHRCGLCGHRGTFYDYGNGKGPRLWRSTDFEGHKVFLRYSTYRVYCPHCKAVHSCKVPWAAHGSRFTHKFEEVTTWFALQMNKSATSSYMRIAWRSVGEIAGRVKDSIASTAGDPLDGLVNIGIDETSYCKGHKYMLVVVNHDNGKVVWVHEGHDKATVELFFEELGPERCKKIMLVSCDGARTIRDCIEKYCTNAKRCVDPFHVVEWTMEALDQVRAEFRRKAEAEEPKVKRDRGRPKKGEEKKVSLSQIIKDSKYAVGKAPENLTENQRKKLELIEIKCPVLFRARALKESLRVIFSMEYEQAKGELDKWIAWARRCRIKAFVELQKKIKRHYDAILASIRYGLSNARIEATNNKIKFVIRMAYGFRNTKNMLDMVMLKCGCYKVSLPWEKEKTAA; encoded by the coding sequence ATCGACAAACTTTCCATCGAAGACAACAGCCTCGTCATAGACGTCCACCCGACAAAGTCCTTCCGTCACAGGTGCGGCCTCTGCGGCCACAGGGGGACGTTCTACGACTATGGCAACGGCAAGGGTCCGAGACTATGGCGCAGCACGGACTTCGAGGGGCACAAGGTGTTCCTCCGCTACAGCACGTACCGCGTGTACTGCCCGCACTGCAAGGCCGTCCACTCATGCAAGGTGCCATGGGCGGCACACGGATCGCGCTTCACGCACAAGTTCGAGGAAGTCACCACCTGGTTCGCGCTACAGATGAACAAGTCCGCCACGTCAAGCTACATGAGGATCGCATGGCGGAGCGTCGGCGAGATCGCGGGCCGGGTCAAGGACTCCATCGCATCAACCGCGGGCGACCCGCTCGACGGCCTCGTGAACATAGGCATCGACGAGACCAGCTACTGCAAGGGGCACAAGTACATGCTCGTCGTGGTGAACCACGACAACGGCAAGGTCGTGTGGGTTCACGAGGGGCATGACAAGGCGACAGTCGAACTCTTCTTCGAGGAACTCGGCCCCGAACGCTGCAAGAAGATAATGCTGGTGTCGTGCGACGGGGCAAGGACGATAAGGGACTGCATCGAGAAATACTGCACGAACGCGAAGCGCTGCGTGGACCCGTTCCATGTCGTGGAATGGACCATGGAAGCCCTGGACCAGGTACGCGCCGAGTTCAGGCGCAAGGCCGAGGCGGAAGAACCCAAGGTCAAACGCGACAGGGGCCGTCCGAAGAAGGGCGAGGAAAAGAAGGTGTCGCTCTCGCAGATAATCAAGGACTCGAAGTATGCCGTAGGGAAGGCTCCCGAGAACCTGACGGAGAACCAACGCAAGAAACTGGAACTGATCGAAATCAAATGTCCGGTACTGTTCCGCGCACGGGCCTTGAAAGAAAGCCTTCGAGTCATCTTCTCGATGGAATACGAACAGGCGAAAGGGGAACTAGACAAGTGGATAGCCTGGGCTCGGCGATGCCGAATAAAGGCGTTCGTGGAACTTCAGAAGAAGATAAAACGCCACTACGACGCGATACTGGCATCGATAAGGTACGGACTGTCGAACGCTAGGATAGAGGCGACGAACAACAAGATAAAGTTCGTCATACGCATGGCCTACGGGTTCAGGAACACAAAAAACATGCTGGACATGGTCATGCTGAAATGCGGCTGCTACAAGGTGTCGCTACCCTGGGAAAAGGAGAAAACCGCTGCTTAG